Proteins from a single region of Chryseomicrobium sp. FSL W7-1435:
- the dacB gene encoding D-alanyl-D-alanine carboxypeptidase/D-alanyl-D-alanine-endopeptidase gives MNRRITILSLLFLFLFSPFAAADHFRDVSGFHEEIHYLTDQGIIAGYPDGTYKPKQSVSRLHAVQMLIRDIDDFTSSVKNPGLSDITPQSTGYYEIARAVELGIINGKVAKDGSRYFDPAGKLTRGELAVILTETYNLTTDKAEENYFRDVKASSVFYSYVSILVNERITLGYGDGGFGLIDPVSREHFAAFLARVLEESFRPASAVDELPEPEPQPQPEPTPDPKPKPVDYSYVKNAASKEVGTWAFENSNTSVTIRDAATGQVVYSYGMYQPVTPASNQKLMTGAAALELLGENYRFTTSLWTGGSVSGSTLNGHVYLKGQGDPTLLKSDLQYFARQLKAKGITRINGNVVGDSTWYDANRYADKMQPEDEPYYYAAQTMALTLSPNSDFDAGSVIVAATPTSSGSAPRITLEPATSVMTISNTAKTVSSGSANTLKITRKLGTNTIVVSGNIPSGASTKKEWISVVNPTGYALDVFKKALQAEGITFGSGQGLLISSTVPTTAVKVAESKSDTLKSLMPIYMKLSNNSMAEAFIKEIGAVKKGQGSWSAGLQAVREYGQSLGLSMQNWTLIDGSGMSYRNRLTSDQVSLMLYKVQSEPWYPAFEYSLPVAGNSNRLIGGTLRYRLTGSATKGRVLAKTGSLDNVKSLSGYTRTAENEELIFSILTDQNPTSMNPHIDRLVTAISAARR, from the coding sequence ATGAACAGACGTATAACCATTCTTTCTTTACTGTTTCTTTTCCTTTTTAGCCCTTTTGCAGCTGCCGATCACTTCCGAGACGTCTCAGGATTTCACGAAGAAATTCATTACTTAACGGATCAGGGAATCATTGCAGGGTATCCGGATGGTACATATAAACCAAAACAATCCGTCAGTCGACTCCATGCCGTACAAATGCTGATTCGCGACATCGATGATTTCACCAGTTCTGTCAAAAATCCGGGACTATCCGATATCACACCACAATCAACGGGCTATTATGAGATTGCGCGAGCCGTCGAACTCGGCATCATCAATGGAAAAGTTGCAAAAGATGGTTCACGCTATTTTGACCCAGCAGGTAAATTAACCCGTGGAGAACTAGCAGTAATTTTAACGGAAACGTATAATCTCACTACGGACAAAGCGGAAGAGAATTACTTCCGTGATGTGAAAGCGTCTAGTGTTTTTTACTCTTATGTCTCAATTCTAGTAAACGAACGCATCACTCTGGGGTATGGAGACGGTGGCTTCGGTCTAATTGATCCCGTATCTCGAGAACACTTTGCGGCGTTTTTAGCACGTGTTCTTGAAGAAAGCTTTCGACCAGCAAGTGCAGTGGACGAACTGCCAGAACCAGAGCCACAGCCACAGCCTGAGCCAACGCCAGACCCAAAACCAAAACCTGTAGACTATAGCTATGTAAAAAATGCTGCTAGTAAAGAAGTGGGAACGTGGGCATTTGAAAATTCCAATACATCAGTTACCATTCGTGATGCGGCAACGGGTCAAGTTGTTTACTCCTATGGCATGTATCAGCCAGTAACGCCTGCTTCCAATCAAAAACTGATGACAGGTGCAGCAGCACTTGAGCTTTTGGGTGAAAATTATCGATTCACCACTTCGTTATGGACGGGTGGATCGGTATCGGGAAGTACGTTGAATGGTCACGTGTACTTAAAAGGTCAGGGAGATCCTACTCTTTTAAAAAGTGATCTTCAGTACTTTGCTCGTCAATTAAAGGCAAAAGGGATAACACGAATAAATGGAAACGTTGTAGGCGATAGCACCTGGTATGACGCGAATCGCTATGCAGATAAAATGCAACCTGAGGATGAGCCCTATTATTATGCTGCACAGACAATGGCACTGACACTGTCACCGAATAGTGACTTTGATGCAGGTTCTGTTATAGTAGCGGCAACACCTACTTCATCTGGAAGCGCTCCGCGAATTACTTTGGAGCCGGCAACGTCTGTCATGACGATTTCTAACACGGCTAAAACGGTTTCGAGTGGCTCTGCGAATACGTTGAAAATCACACGTAAACTTGGAACAAATACGATAGTGGTATCAGGAAATATCCCGTCAGGAGCTTCCACTAAAAAGGAATGGATATCTGTTGTGAATCCAACTGGTTATGCTCTAGATGTTTTCAAAAAAGCGCTACAAGCGGAGGGAATTACATTCGGTAGTGGACAAGGCTTGTTGATCAGTTCAACTGTGCCAACTACTGCAGTGAAAGTGGCTGAATCAAAATCCGACACCTTGAAATCACTAATGCCAATTTATATGAAACTAAGCAACAACTCAATGGCGGAAGCTTTCATTAAAGAAATAGGGGCTGTCAAAAAAGGACAAGGTAGTTGGTCGGCAGGACTGCAAGCCGTTCGGGAATATGGACAAAGCCTTGGCTTATCAATGCAAAACTGGACGTTGATTGATGGTTCCGGCATGTCGTATCGCAATCGATTGACTTCTGATCAAGTGAGTCTGATGCTGTACAAAGTTCAATCCGAACCTTGGTATCCTGCGTTTGAGTATTCTCTTCCTGTTGCAGGAAATTCTAATCGTCTAATCGGTGGAACGCTTCGCTACCGTCTGACAGGCTCAGCAACAAAAGGTCGTGTCTTGGCAAAGACAGGAAGTCTTGATAATGTGAAATCACTCTCTGGATACACCAGAACAGCAGAAAATGAAGAATTAATCTTCTCTATTTTGACGGACCAAAACCCGACAAGTATGAATCCTCATATTGACCGCTTAGTAACGGCAATTTCAGCTGCTAGGCGTTAA